Below is a window of Camelus ferus isolate YT-003-E chromosome 4, BCGSAC_Cfer_1.0, whole genome shotgun sequence DNA.
TAAAGTATCATTGGACAGTAGTCTTTGACTGTGGTCTCCAAGTTCTGTGCGCTCTCCCATGAGTCCTGAATCTGGAGCTGGGAGACATGTCAATAAACAGAAGAACCTCCTCATTCTCTTTATTCACACCTTCGCAACCCTTGCCAGGGGCAAGGCCAAGAGCCAAGGACCCACACACACTCCCCAggtacctatatatatatacatgcagagAACACATGTTCCCTGCCTCACATACACTTGGCACACATGGACACAAACATACACATCTACACACATTCCTCAGGTGCACCTCCAGCTCTGGGATGAAGTCAGAGGTCCAGGTACCTTTCAGCTGGTAAGTTTGGAACACAGAGTCTCATAGAAATGGGCTCCAAATAGAACTTCCAGCTGAGATCCCGCCTCCACAGGGATCTATGTCCTGCCTGGTTCCACCTCTCCTTCCATCTATACCAGCAAGACAGAGTTATAGGTGGAATCAGCTGAAGCCCTTCAGGGTCCTCTACAGGTTTGGGACTCCTagaagaagaagggggaaaatcAAGGGAGACAGCAGGATTGGATCTTGTCCCAAACACCCTGAGAATAAGGGAGGGGACCCAGCTCTGATCCAGACACCCCAAGAATAAGGATGCATTCCGGCTTTGAGCCTAACACCCTGAAAATGAGGAAGGAGCCCCAGTATCCTGTAAGAGATGAAAGAAACCCAACTCTGAGCCCAGGGACTCAAGAATGAAACCATGAGGCCAGACTTCATAAGAATAAGGAGACCCAACTCTGATTCTCAAAACCCTTATGATGACTAAGGTATCTGACTTTTAATCTAGACACTGAAAATGAGGGCACACATCTCCAAGTCCAAACCTCCTGGAGGTCATACTCACCTGGAAGCTTATCCACTGGAATCATCGGGGCCAAGAACCCAGGCTTTCGGGGTCCATCCTTCCCTTCTGGTCTCAGCCTCAGCCTGGAGCACAAAAAGGAAGCTGTCTCCCTGACAATGTGGGGCATCTCAGTCTTCCCCAAATAGGTTTATTAGTAAAGGGTCAAGAGAGGAATTGGTGAGAATCATGAAGTATAGGggcgggagagggagggaggaggaatggcTCCAGAATCAGACACTTTCAGTGGGAAGTTATGAGGGGTGGGAATGGGTGTGGACTGTGGGTATCAGAGCATCTGTGTGGGATCAGAGGCTGAGGAGGGTCACTTACCAGAGCCCCAGTGCCAGGGCCCCAGCTACCAGTCCCAGGAAAGAGAAGATTCCCAAAGATGCCAGCACAGCCACCTGCTCCAAGGGGTCTCTGTGGTCTGAGGGGGAGGGTCACATGCCAGCTGTGAGAGCAATCCTGCCTGACCAAACTCGGTATCCCCTTCTCTCTGGAGTTTTTCCCATCCTCTACCACCTGTGCCCATCTGCCCAAGCTCACCAAGTGGCCGCGGGTCTGGTAGGAGGGACGGCCTTGGGGGAGCGGGGCTGTCCGCCTGAAGTTCTTCCTCTGGCTGCACAAGCTGCTGGCCGCCAACTGGTATCTCTTTCGGTAGGGGCCCTGAAGGGAGACGAGACCTTAAGAGACTTGTCCACGCGGGATaggaggggaggccagggccAGGGTTGGACACTGGGGCGCCTAGGGGGCGGGGCTTGAAAGGGCAGTGCCCCTTCTGGGGACGCAGCAGGGGTGGAGGCTGAGGGGCGGGGTGTAAACTAGGGCGGGGCTGCCGGCAACCGCAGCTGAAGCCTGCGGCCGCAATTGCTGGCCTGCGTGGGTGGGGCGTGTGCCACGTGGCCGCCAGTGCCCGCAGTTCGGCTGATAGGTGCTGTGTGGCGGGGCCTTGGCTCTTTCCCTAGGCTCGGTCTCTCACCCGTGCTCGGAGTCCCCCAGGCCTCGGGGCTCCAGGCGCTCCAGGTGCCAGCATCCAAAAAGTCCCGGGCACTGACCCTCACGGCATGGGGCAGCCCAGCCACGGCGTCCGTGATCACCTCCTCCAATCCAGCCGGCTCCACCTGGGAGTGAAGATGGTTCACCCGCGCGTTATCCAGGTTATAAGCACCGAGCCTACCTGACTCCTGGCCCCAGTCTGCAAAGATCACCCCTTCCTCCCAGTCCTATCCCTGCCAGCCTGATGCAGCCATCTGGGCCTCACGAAGGGTGGCTGGGTGTGTCAGGTCTACACCCAGTGTTCAGAAGACAAAAGTGCATAGTGGTTATATAGACAGGCTGTGatgtcaggctgcctgggttcaaatctttgCTGTACCATTTACTGGGTGGCCTTGggcctctctctgtgcctcagtttcttcatttgtaaaatagaggtGAATACACCTAAacgagataatacatgtaaaatgtgtagcacagtgcctggcaggcagACAGTGTTCAAGAAATATTGGTTATTATCTGAGGCAGCAGCTCCTCAGACCTGATGCTAGCCAATCTTTGCCATCTCCAGAGGTAGGAATTCACCTCTTTCCACATTGGAGTGTTTGTATGAAGATGTGCTTCCCGGTGAAAGGCACTCCTTTtcctggaaaaattatttttaaaaagtcactgctGTTTTCCCACAGATAGGCTGACATCAGAGTTATAGCCCCGTAGGGCAGAGGCTTGGCTTGGCGGTCCCTGCTAAAACCCTAGCAGCCAGCACAAAGCCTAGCCCATGGAGAAGACTCTGTAGAGGAGGCCACAGGACTTCAGTGATCTGCCAGAGCTGGTCATGCAGAACACCTGGAAACATAAAACTAGAAACGGGACCATATGGGACACACTCACCATGGACCAGGCTGGATGCTGCGCTGGACGGTACTGCAGCCGGAACTTGAGCAGGAAATGGGGCTGGCGGGGCCAGGAGGCAGGGTACATCCAGCTGGCACGCAGGCGGCGAGGATAGCCAGGTACTGACTCAACCCGCAAACCCTGGGGTGGGTCAGGGCGCACTGAGGGCAGTGGAGACACAAAGTCAGGGCACAAGACAGGTACTCATCCTTTCCCACCACCTCCCAAGGGAAGATGGGTGTGTGCCTAAAGGTATACGAGGGGAGGCACTTCCAAGGAGGTTAGGTAAATCTTAAGCTTGATCATCCACTAGGCTCAGGACCTATCTGTCATCCCCATTATAAAGTAAGCTGAGATCTCAGGGCGgatttttgaaatgtttgttgGGTGAATTAAAGAGTGATTCTGCTTTCCACCCAAGGAAGATGAGTTGGCCCAAATTCCAGCCAGAGTTTTAGTGACCCCCCCTTCCACACACAAATCAAGAGGAAGGAGAGACCAGCAAGAGAGGCACTGGGCAGGGAGGACATGAGATAGGACTGTCTTCAGCAAGGGGCTGAGAAGCAAAGATGCAGCGCTGGGGCCAGGCAGCCAGGAAGGACTTGTAGGGAAAAAGGTAGTGGCAGCAGCTTCTAGAGGCTGACACAGCCTTGCCACCTGGGCTCTGATCTCTTTGTCTTCTTAGTCTCCATGAGGGTCATCTGTGTGCTGAAATGGGTCTATGTCGGGAGAGAACTAtctgggagctcagaggagaagGGTTCTGTATTAGGAAGGGGTACCTGTACACTGGGGTCCATTTGTGGTCTCTGTGGTAAGCACATGGGGAGAGCTCTAGGAGTGGGTGGATACTCACAGATACTCTGTAAGCTCACATCCAGCAGGCGTGTGCTGGCCCCCAGGGGGTTCACTTCAGTCACATTGATCCGGTACTGGCTCCAGAACTCTGCCCCATGGACTACACAGCGAGCAGCCCCTGGAGGGTCCTGTGGGCATGGCCAGGGCCCTGTGGATGAGCTCATCCTAGGAGGGAGGATGTGGTCTTGAGCTTTGATAATGCTCACTGGGGGATCCAGCTAgagcccccagcctctccctcatgTCCTACCTTTGGCCATCAGCTCCTGGCACTGTCTTCTTtctggcagggagagggacaTCTGAggtcaggaaggaaagaagggtcGTCCCTCCCTCTCAGGCCTTCCTCAGGACCTCCCAACCTGCCTCCCATACCCACAGTTTGCTACCCGAACATATGGGCACACATACTCGATCATGCACACACCTGTAGGAGGTGAGGTAGCGGGTGGGTAAACCGCTAACCTGGCTGGGACTCCAAGTGCAGGAGAAGTTTTCATAGTCAGCTGCTTGGCAGGAGACAACAGGGCGGGCTGGGGGGTCTAGAGGCAGAGGGTGCAgctggagactgagaagtccccAGGTCCTCCCCATCCCAGAGGGCTTACTCGGGACCTAGATTCCCTCAGGAACCCCATGACTCATCACTGCCACCCAACACTCCCTCCCCAACTCACAGCCCAGCTGTAGGGTCACCATGCCCCCAAGTGCACCATCCAGGGTCCGGCAGATATAGGTGCCCTCGTCAGTGCTTTCTGCCCGGGCCAGGACCAGTTCGTGCCCTAGCCCAGAGTCGGGTCCCTGGAGCAGCCTTGTCTCCCCGTCCCGAAACCAGGACACGGGGGCCCTGGGAGTGAGATGAGATGACAATGGATAGAAAGAAGATTTAAAGTGTAAGTCAGATCATGCCACAGCTCTCCACCGGCTTCTCACTGTGCCCACAAGTAAAGCCCAAACTCCTCTTGCTGGCTTACGAAGCCCTGGTGATCCAGcccttgctttccttttcttctttgtcacctccctctctccccctcccccgctgcaCTCCAGTCAGGTTGGGCTCCTTGCTGTTCAAGAGTGTGGGGCTCACTCCCACGTCAGGGCTTTGTACTAACTGTTCTCTCTGTCACAAATGCTTGCTTATACTCCAACCTTCAGAAATCAGCttcaatgtcacctcctcagtgaggccttccctgattaCCGATAAAAAGTATTCACTCAGTTATCCTCTTCCACATCACTCTCTTTGGGTTTTCTGCCCTGGAGGTATTACTACCTGGCAAGATTCttatttgcttattgtctgtcCGCCCTACTAGGATGGAAGCTCTGTGCAGGCAGGCATCCTGCCCGGCCTGTGCACTGCTGTATCCCAAGGCCTAGAAGAGACCAGGCACTTAGCAGGTACTCAGTACGTATTGATTGAATGTTCTGTTCAATAAGGATGGTTTGAGGGttaggacagagagagaggtgaggaTTACAGATACAGGGGGCAAGGACAGGAGGGCTGTGAGGACTGGGCAGGGTCAAGAAAGGGTCATGGAAGGGTCATGGAAAGGTCCTGTCAGCCCAACAGGCCAGTGGAGCACTTACCCCGCAGTCACTCCAGGGCAACACAGCGTCATGGACCTGCCAGGCTGCCCATATTGGACCCCTGTGGAGGGCACTTCTGAGCATAGgtgcttcctttccctctctcccaccctacCCTATACTTTGTGAGAGTGACAGGGTAAGGGGTGGACTTTTAAGACCTGAGTGGGGTCATGGGGTCAAAGCATCATGTTGTCATCTTGAGACAAaggtcagagggcagggcagagaggggatGTTGCCAGGTTGGATGTCAGCAGTTGGGGGGATCACGGGTTAGACAGGAGAAGGGGCCCTGTGATGGTGGCAAGTCACAAGTCAGAGCTGGTTCATCGAGCAAGATTCTTCTCACCTGGggggccccaggcctgggggcagggagaagaggcagaCACCAGGGCTGTAGCCACGGCCACCAGGACCCTGCTCAGCCCTGAGCAGCTGCTGCTCATCTGTGGGGAGAGAGGCAAGGTCAGTGATCCCCCATCCCCAAGATGGGAGGCTaaagcctgcctcctcctcttccaaacTGGGGCTTTCTAGGAGGAAAACAGCTTCCAGGAGTGGTAAGGGTATTAGAAATGATTGGGGGATCTGACACAAGGTCCCCTTTCCACCGTACACCAGGGCTGTGAGCATGCATGCATGCGTGTGCGCTTGGGGGCGCATGCgcgtgcgcacacgcacacacacacacaccctccttctCAGTCATGGGCTTAGGGCCCAGAACAAAAGCCGGAGGCGACAGACTGTGCCAGCACCACCCCCCGCACCACCCTTGGCGCCCACCTCTGGCACCAAGTGCTGGCAATGGCTCAGTCACTCCCATTAACTCCTCCAGTCCAGCTGTTGGGAATTCCGGTGTCCATCCTCACCTGGCCCAAGGCTAGTCGTTGCCTCTGACTGACCTGAGGCCGTCCTCATCACCTGGGGTGGGGACTGTCATGATGGGTCTGCGCCAACCCCCTACTCCCACCATGAGGCCGAGCCCCACTCTGGCTGCCAGGCCTCTTCTTGCCTGGGTCTGGCTCCTTGCTCTGGCTACTTGGGCCACTCATCTGGGCCTGAGTCTGGAATCTTGTTGGTCTCAAGCCTGTGAGGCTGGATGGGGCTAGGGTGCAGGCTGAGGCTGCAGAGTTAAGCAGATCCAGATGCCCTGGctgctgccagaggctgggggcgggCGAGGAGCCAGCAGATGGAGAcagggtggcggggaggggagaggaggctgagagaaGCTGGGAGCCTGCAAGAACAGGGGCCTAGGGTGGGGGCCACAGGACAAAGAGCTGATCAGAGATCAAGACTGGAAGGCTGTGGGGGCTCAATGagtctggggctgggctggggcagcagggtgTTAGAAAGGCTGAAAGGGTAACCAACCATGTGTAcattgggggtggaggggtgctaGAAGAGAGGCATCTGGATGTGggaaagcaggaggaagaaggcagTGGGGAAGTGGGAATGAGGACAAGAGAAGAGGCAGATGGGGAGAGGGCCCCGGGCAAGGGCTCCAGAAGAGGGCGAGCACAGACCCTTccccagcagagctgagcaggggCCTCcacatgtctgtgtgtctgtctgagtGTGTCTCATGGCTCACCCAGCCATATTTACCCCGCTCAGCCCCACCCTACCTCGGTGATCCCAGTGGCTGTGTGTCCATGGCCTCCAGGACTTCCTCCCACCAGCTTCAGCACCCGTCTCAGCTCCACTCAGTTCTGGGACCCCAGAactgtcccctccttccccttccctgcccccgcccctctgGGCCCTGGTGCTCAGCCGCCCCtagccaggccccctccccctcctcccctcccaccccctcccacccaagGCCCTGGGAAGGGAAGAGGCCTCCCCCCAAGTCTGGAAAGGAAGCCACAGGCACAGCCAGGCACAGCAAGAGGGAAAGGAGGGCTGCTTATGTCCCTGACAGTGAGATTCCCTGTGTTTTCACACAGGCACATTCACATGTGGACCCATTAGGCACAGTCAACAAAAACACTCCCTGAACACACGTGGACACAATCAAATGAAAAATCAGACACATACTTGTGTTCCTACTCTTTTCACTCTCCAGCAAATATTTCCTTAGGGCACAGCTGGCTGTGTTTTAAGGGGAAGAGAGGCCCCATGTTGGGGGatataaagaaaagccaaagagTCCAGTTCCCCCTCCCCTTGACGTTACAGCCATTTCTCACCTCCCCCTCTACTCTTTAGGCCCCAACACCAGGAAATGCCTTTGGTCCCTTGGTGCCAGATACACAAGACCCACACTTACCCTCAGACACACGCTCTCAGATACAGTCACTCACAGTTACACTGATACACTCAGACATTCTCACTCAGACTCAAGACACTTAACATTTACACATGCCTGGACACATACACAGAGCCACACATCTTACTCTTCCTtgcacagtcacacacacacacttagcacTCTGCCCCTGGAATGGGGTCACAGCATTCCCTAAAACCAACTCCTCTTCATAGTTTAAGCCCCCTCTTGCAGGGAGCACTTAGCATAGCAGATACCCCACATCGCAGGTCCAGGCCCCCAGATAGCCAAAGAGACAAAGGTGAACAGGGGAGTCGGACACTGGAGgtacagggagagagagacagagatgcagagaacTCGAGAGGCAGGACTTAAAAGCAGATACACCGAGATACCTGGGGAGACAAAAGTGTGAAGAGACACAGAGTGTCAACTCTAGGAAGGCAGTAGtagggagagaaaaagacatataagaaactgaggcagacagGGAAACAAAATAAGGAGCAGTGGACCAGTGACAAGGATTCTCCAACACAGAAAGGAGGGGAAGCCAAGTGTGTTGGGGATGGGTCTGTCTATGCTGGCCACTGAGTAGAAAGGTCAGTCCCACTGGCTACAGAAGTCAGTCCCCAAAATGCATACCCACTCCTCCACAGTCTAACAGGACACAGGACACACGCAGAGTGCAAGTCTCATTCTTACTCTGCCATTGCTGAAGTCGCACACTGACACACACCACCCAGCCACCCACTCTCACGCTGGCAGACACAATCTCAAACCCCACCGAGACCTTCTCAAGACACATTCTCTGATGTGGTCGCAggccctctcacacacacacgagcacacGACCCAGTCTCTGCCCCCAAACTGCACAATGACAGACGCGCACAGCATCCCACACTGGCCCAGCCACATGCAGACTCAGCCACATGCACAGTGACACCCGCAGTCACGTTAGCTGAGGGTTGCACCAAGTGACACTGTTGCGGCGTCTCACACACTGACATCGTCACACACAGTCTGCCggtctcacacacactcacactgacAGCGCGCCCGCCACTCCGGGCCCTTCAAATCCCACACCGCCCGCCCCGCCCTCTGCTGGCAAGGCTCCCGACTGCGCACCCGCGGCCCCATCAGGCCTCACCttccgcggccgccgccgccagcgCCCTCCGCCCTCGCCCTCGCCCTCGCCCTCGCCCTCGCCCTCTGCCCCGGCAGCTACTCCCTCCCGCCCTGGGGCCCCGCCGTGGGGGCGGCTCCGCCCAGGCACCAATGGAAGGAGAGGGGTGAAATAGGGGGGGTCTCGGCCCATTGGAGACTCCGACTGCCAATCACCGCCACCCCCACCTCGGCCGGACACTTCCTGTCCCGTCCGGGACCGAGGAGGCTGCCTGGGGACCGAGTCTGGAGCCGGATTCCTGGGTCCTGGCCTGCAGGCCTCGCCTCCTGGGACTGCAGGACCAGAAGCCCTcgggcccctccccctcccagctgtCTGCAAAGCCTTA
It encodes the following:
- the IL11RA gene encoding interleukin-11 receptor subunit alpha isoform X2, whose amino-acid sequence is MGVTEPLPALGARDEQQLLRAEQGPGGRGYSPGVCLFSLPPGLGPPRAPVSWFRDGETRLLQGPDSGLGHELVLARAESTDEGTYICRTLDGALGGMVTLQLGYPPARPVVSCQAADYENFSCTWSPSQVSGLPTRYLTSYRKKTVPGADGQRMSSSTGPWPCPQDPPGAARCVVHGAEFWSQYRINVTEVNPLGASTRLLDVSLQSILRPDPPQGLRVESVPGYPRRLRASWMYPASWPRQPHFLLKFRLQYRPAQHPAWSMVEPAGLEEVITDAVAGLPHAVRVSARDFLDAGTWSAWSPEAWGTPSTGPLPKEIPVGGQQLVQPEEELQADSPAPPRPSLLPDPRPLDHRDPLEQVAVLASLGIFSFLGLVAGALALGLWLRLRPEGKDGPRKPGFLAPMIPVDKLPGVPNL
- the IL11RA gene encoding interleukin-11 receptor subunit alpha isoform X1, with product MSSSCSGLSRVLVAVATALVSASSPCPQAWGPPGVQYGQPGRSMTLCCPGVTAGAPVSWFRDGETRLLQGPDSGLGHELVLARAESTDEGTYICRTLDGALGGMVTLQLGYPPARPVVSCQAADYENFSCTWSPSQVSGLPTRYLTSYRKKTVPGADGQRMSSSTGPWPCPQDPPGAARCVVHGAEFWSQYRINVTEVNPLGASTRLLDVSLQSILRPDPPQGLRVESVPGYPRRLRASWMYPASWPRQPHFLLKFRLQYRPAQHPAWSMVEPAGLEEVITDAVAGLPHAVRVSARDFLDAGTWSAWSPEAWGTPSTGPLPKEIPVGGQQLVQPEEELQADSPAPPRPSLLPDPRPLDHRDPLEQVAVLASLGIFSFLGLVAGALALGLWLRLRPEGKDGPRKPGFLAPMIPVDKLPGVPNL
- the IL11RA gene encoding interleukin-11 receptor subunit alpha isoform X3; protein product: MSSSCSGLSRVLVAVATALVSASSPCPQAWGPPDPPARPVVSCQAADYENFSCTWSPSQVSGLPTRYLTSYRKKTVPGADGQRMSSSTGPWPCPQDPPGAARCVVHGAEFWSQYRINVTEVNPLGASTRLLDVSLQSILRPDPPQGLRVESVPGYPRRLRASWMYPASWPRQPHFLLKFRLQYRPAQHPAWSMVEPAGLEEVITDAVAGLPHAVRVSARDFLDAGTWSAWSPEAWGTPSTGPLPKEIPVGGQQLVQPEEELQADSPAPPRPSLLPDPRPLDHRDPLEQVAVLASLGIFSFLGLVAGALALGLWLRLRPEGKDGPRKPGFLAPMIPVDKLPGVPNL